In a genomic window of Occallatibacter riparius:
- a CDS encoding efflux RND transporter permease subunit, whose product MKTSGTAGLGLAGRLAHAFLNSKLTPLFVVASLALGILSVIVIPREEDPQILVPMLDIATAMPGASPAEVEERVTLPIERLVHQIPGVEYVYSTSSPGMSLVIVRFLVGTPQEDALIKVYSKLYSNFDQIPPGITQPIIKARSIDDVPILSLTLWGEHYNGCQLRAIADEIQHNLQQIPDVSESNVIGGLPRTMRVMLNTAKLNAYGQSPLAIVGRLQAANASLQAGSFAENNREIRIDAGNLFTSRQDLESVVVAVDHGRPVYLRDVADQIIDGPSDPANYVLFGTTNATAGAKAPQQFPAVSITLAKRKGTNATDIANAALKRIDEMKGVQIPNDVNVTTTRNYGDTAKAKSDELLEHLLLATLSVTLLIALFLGWRESGVVLLAIPVTLALTMSIFYFLGYTINRVTLFALIFSIGILVDDAIVVVENIVRHFRLKENQHRSPSDITVEAVAEVGNPTILATFAVIAAVLPMAFVRGLMGPYMRPIPVGSSAAMIFSLIVAFVVSPWAAMRLLGKHLGGAHLLEPEHENWRTRIYRKVMAPLIASARNRLLFFVAVIGLLLLSAALVPWGAVRVKMLPFDNKSELQVVINMPDGTPLEQTLAVTQALGTELSKLPDVLNYQLYAGTSGPFNFNGLVRHYYMRRMPNQADIQVNFVPAGQRKEQSHAIARRLRPLLVAIGNQYGARIQVSEVPPGPPVIQTLVAEVYGPDLDGQTRVAQQIKSIFQHTPGVVDTDWYVEDPQPRLAVQVDSVKAAQHGIAVADVAKALALATSGMEVGLVHDPNAREPIPATVQLTRADRSSEQALQDMHLPAADGTMVSLRELVTVEHDTIQRSIYHKNLRRVVYVTGDVAGAEESPVYAILKMNKDLDQLKLPAGYTLARYNANMPESTDHYSMKWDGEWHITIEVFRDLGLAFATVLLLIYVLVVGWFRSFVVPLIIMAPIPLTLIGILPAHAIMGAFFTATSMIGFIAGAGIIVRNSIILVDFIELRRAQGAPLADAVIDAGAIRFRPMLLTAAAVVVGASVILTDPIFQGLAVSLMAGAIASTFLSWPTIPILYYMVHRKAETAVASETKAYEGVAQ is encoded by the coding sequence ATGAAGACCTCCGGCACTGCAGGCCTGGGCCTGGCGGGGCGCCTCGCCCACGCGTTCCTCAATTCCAAGCTGACGCCGCTCTTTGTCGTGGCCTCGCTCGCACTCGGAATCCTCTCCGTTATCGTCATACCGCGCGAAGAGGATCCGCAGATCCTGGTCCCCATGCTCGACATCGCCACCGCTATGCCTGGCGCATCGCCTGCCGAAGTGGAAGAGCGGGTCACGCTCCCCATCGAGCGCCTCGTGCACCAGATCCCTGGTGTCGAGTACGTCTACTCCACATCCAGCCCCGGCATGAGTCTGGTCATCGTGCGCTTCCTCGTTGGCACCCCGCAGGAAGATGCGCTGATCAAGGTCTACAGCAAGCTCTACTCGAATTTCGATCAGATACCGCCCGGCATCACGCAGCCCATCATCAAGGCGCGATCCATAGACGACGTTCCCATCCTTTCGCTGACGCTGTGGGGCGAACACTACAACGGCTGCCAACTGCGCGCGATTGCGGATGAGATTCAGCACAACCTGCAGCAGATTCCAGACGTATCGGAGAGCAACGTCATCGGCGGTCTCCCCCGCACCATGCGCGTCATGCTGAATACCGCGAAGCTCAATGCATACGGGCAGTCTCCTCTGGCCATCGTCGGCCGCCTGCAGGCCGCCAATGCCAGCCTGCAGGCAGGCAGCTTCGCTGAGAACAACCGCGAAATCCGCATCGATGCCGGCAATTTGTTTACAAGCCGGCAGGATCTCGAGTCCGTGGTAGTTGCGGTCGATCACGGCCGCCCGGTCTACCTGCGCGACGTTGCCGATCAGATCATTGACGGGCCTTCCGACCCCGCGAATTACGTGCTCTTTGGGACGACCAACGCGACTGCCGGAGCGAAAGCGCCGCAGCAGTTTCCCGCCGTCTCAATCACGCTTGCCAAGCGCAAGGGAACCAACGCGACCGACATCGCCAATGCGGCGCTCAAGCGCATCGATGAAATGAAGGGCGTGCAGATTCCCAACGACGTGAACGTCACCACAACGCGAAACTACGGAGACACGGCAAAAGCCAAGTCAGACGAGCTCCTCGAGCATCTTCTTCTGGCCACCCTCTCCGTTACGTTGCTCATCGCCTTGTTTCTCGGATGGCGCGAGTCCGGTGTGGTACTCCTGGCTATACCGGTCACGCTCGCGCTGACCATGTCCATCTTCTACTTCCTCGGCTACACCATTAATCGAGTCACGCTGTTCGCTCTCATCTTCAGCATCGGCATTCTGGTTGACGACGCCATCGTCGTGGTCGAAAACATCGTGCGCCATTTCCGGCTAAAAGAGAATCAGCATCGGTCCCCCAGCGACATCACCGTCGAGGCCGTAGCTGAAGTGGGAAATCCCACTATCCTCGCTACCTTCGCGGTCATCGCGGCAGTGCTGCCCATGGCGTTTGTTCGCGGCCTCATGGGTCCGTATATGCGGCCCATTCCGGTCGGCTCCTCCGCCGCAATGATCTTTTCACTGATCGTGGCGTTCGTGGTGTCGCCCTGGGCAGCCATGCGCCTGCTAGGAAAGCACCTTGGTGGGGCTCATCTGCTCGAGCCGGAACACGAGAACTGGCGCACCCGGATCTACCGCAAGGTAATGGCTCCTCTCATTGCCTCCGCGCGTAACCGCCTGCTGTTTTTTGTGGCGGTGATCGGCTTGCTCCTTCTCTCCGCGGCGCTGGTCCCTTGGGGAGCTGTCCGCGTAAAAATGCTGCCCTTTGACAACAAGAGCGAACTTCAGGTAGTCATCAACATGCCTGACGGAACGCCTCTGGAGCAGACGCTCGCCGTGACCCAGGCACTCGGCACTGAGCTATCGAAACTGCCAGACGTGCTGAATTATCAGCTCTACGCAGGCACGTCCGGTCCTTTCAACTTCAACGGACTTGTGCGCCACTACTACATGCGGCGCATGCCAAACCAGGCAGACATCCAGGTCAACTTTGTCCCCGCGGGGCAGCGCAAAGAACAGAGCCACGCCATTGCCCGCCGGCTTCGCCCGCTGCTGGTTGCCATCGGCAATCAGTATGGAGCGCGCATCCAGGTGAGCGAGGTGCCGCCCGGCCCGCCGGTCATTCAAACCCTGGTCGCGGAAGTGTACGGTCCGGATCTCGATGGGCAGACGCGCGTCGCGCAGCAGATCAAGTCCATCTTTCAGCACACGCCAGGAGTTGTAGACACTGACTGGTATGTTGAGGACCCGCAGCCACGGCTCGCTGTTCAGGTGGACAGCGTAAAGGCTGCGCAACACGGTATCGCCGTGGCAGATGTGGCCAAGGCGCTCGCGCTCGCAACCTCGGGAATGGAAGTGGGACTGGTCCACGATCCCAATGCGCGCGAGCCAATCCCCGCTACTGTGCAACTCACCCGCGCAGACCGTTCTTCCGAGCAGGCGCTGCAAGATATGCATCTGCCTGCAGCGGATGGAACGATGGTGTCGCTCCGCGAGCTTGTTACTGTGGAGCACGACACGATCCAGCGCAGCATCTATCACAAGAACCTGCGGCGCGTTGTCTATGTCACGGGCGACGTAGCCGGCGCGGAAGAGAGCCCGGTCTACGCCATCCTGAAGATGAACAAAGACCTCGACCAGCTCAAGCTTCCCGCTGGCTACACACTCGCGCGCTACAACGCGAATATGCCGGAATCAACCGATCACTACTCCATGAAGTGGGATGGCGAATGGCATATCACCATCGAAGTGTTCCGCGATCTCGGCTTGGCGTTCGCGACCGTCCTGCTTCTCATCTACGTGCTCGTTGTGGGATGGTTCCGCTCCTTCGTCGTGCCGCTGATCATCATGGCGCCCATTCCGTTGACGCTGATCGGCATTCTGCCGGCACACGCGATCATGGGAGCCTTCTTCACCGCCACATCGATGATCGGGTTCATCGCCGGCGCCGGAATCATTGTGCGCAATTCCATCATCCTCGTCGACTTCATCGAACTGCGCCGCGCACAGGGAGCGCCCCTCGCCGACGCCGTGATTGATGCGGGCGCCATCCGCTTCCGGCCTATGTTGCTGACCGCCGCCGCAGTGGTAGTCGGCGCCAGCGTCATCCTTACCGACCCCATCTTCCAGGGCCTTGCCGTATCGCTGATGGCGGGAGCAATCGCGTCCACCTTCCTCTCGTGGCCGACCATTCCCATCCTTTACTACATGGTCCATCGCAAAGCCGAAACCGCGGTGGCCTCCGAAACCAAAGCATATGAAGGAGTGGCTCAATGA
- a CDS encoding efflux RND transporter periplasmic adaptor subunit, which produces MKLLWSGLLLAAGAATLAGCNSSEPSRPVAVQTVQARVVESHQQQTALTVRSTGTLHARQSATISAQVVGRIQQILVRQGDVVRAGQTLAVLDDATLKASVDQAQASIKAAENQQAAAQTNAELAASTLARYKQLQAQKSVSPQELDEISRRAEGSSAQVEVARAQVTAAKAQETGARAMLGYTRITAPFAGVVTARMADPGALAAPGVPLLQIDSAGPLELQTTVDESAIASVRLGMKLNVTVDSAPSLDPAGTVSEIVPAADPASHSFLVKVDLPSSPQLRAGMYATAAIPTGSRQATFVPRSAVVLRGSLSCAYILDSNGIAQLRYVTLGAQQGDLVEVLSGISAGDKLVDEPGDRDLAGKRIESAAGVRS; this is translated from the coding sequence ATGAAACTACTTTGGTCAGGCCTTCTATTGGCGGCCGGCGCCGCGACGCTCGCCGGCTGCAATTCAAGCGAGCCTTCTCGCCCTGTCGCGGTTCAGACGGTGCAGGCGCGCGTGGTGGAAAGCCATCAGCAGCAGACGGCCTTGACGGTCCGCTCCACCGGTACGCTGCACGCGCGACAGAGCGCGACAATCTCCGCGCAAGTTGTCGGACGCATCCAGCAGATTCTCGTTCGCCAGGGCGACGTGGTACGCGCCGGTCAAACTCTAGCGGTCCTGGACGACGCCACTCTGAAGGCCTCGGTGGACCAGGCGCAAGCGTCCATCAAAGCCGCGGAAAATCAGCAGGCCGCTGCGCAAACCAACGCGGAATTAGCTGCAAGCACGCTGGCGCGCTACAAACAGCTTCAGGCGCAGAAGAGCGTAAGCCCGCAAGAGCTCGACGAGATCTCCCGGCGCGCCGAAGGCTCTTCCGCGCAAGTAGAAGTCGCGCGCGCGCAGGTCACGGCAGCAAAAGCCCAGGAGACCGGAGCCCGAGCCATGCTGGGCTACACGCGCATCACGGCTCCTTTCGCTGGAGTAGTGACGGCCCGCATGGCCGACCCCGGCGCGTTGGCCGCCCCGGGCGTGCCGCTGCTGCAGATTGACAGCGCCGGCCCCCTCGAGTTGCAGACGACGGTCGACGAGTCCGCCATCGCCTCCGTGCGGCTCGGCATGAAACTCAACGTCACCGTAGACTCCGCACCGTCTCTGGACCCTGCAGGCACCGTAAGCGAAATCGTTCCCGCGGCTGATCCGGCCAGTCACAGCTTCCTCGTCAAAGTCGATCTTCCGTCTTCGCCTCAACTTCGCGCGGGCATGTATGCCACAGCCGCCATTCCAACGGGCTCCCGTCAAGCGACCTTCGTGCCGCGCTCGGCAGTCGTTCTTCGCGGCTCGCTCTCGTGCGCTTACATCCTCGACAGCAACGGCATCGCCCAACTTCGATATGTGACTCTCGGCGCGCAACAGGGCGACCTGGTGGAGGTCCTGTCGGGCATTTCCGCCGGCGACAAACTGGTCGACGAGCCCGGCGATCGCGACTTGGCTGGCAAGCGGATTGAGTCGGCCGCAGGGGTGCGGTCATGA
- a CDS encoding TolC family protein: MRWFPRIVVWLILAIFIGIETAAAQEPLTLRQAIQQALKQNPDADLARAGTQEAKAGASLARTQFLPQVNFTEDMSRGNDPVYVFGTKLRQQRFTAADFNLNALNRPEPIGNFATRISGGWQAFDSFRTQKLIHSADLMRSSAETSAKAVDQKIVFDVVQSYQDVLYAERQVAVAQHELETAQSLLSSVDDRVKAGLAVESDRISAQVNEAAMKQGLIAAQGELDLSWARLRLAMGAPELPQSKLQAIEAKAFAENSLEEELQTAAKTRPDLAALGKAQSAQGLAVSAAKMSYGPRVNAYGNWEDDHGLDSGGNNWVAGVQVSIDILPFSKRAQLARETAAKARIDAQLNSYQQQVRLQVSQAHIQRQTAKQSLDTAKAAIDQATESLRILTNRYNAGLATITDLLRGEDAERQAQANYWRAVYGNAVAYAGTLFATGTLTPEAAEELQ, translated from the coding sequence ATGAGATGGTTTCCCAGGATTGTCGTCTGGCTCATACTCGCAATCTTCATAGGGATCGAAACTGCCGCAGCACAGGAGCCGCTCACGCTTCGGCAGGCGATCCAGCAGGCTCTGAAGCAGAATCCTGACGCTGATCTGGCCCGCGCCGGAACGCAGGAAGCCAAAGCAGGCGCGTCGCTCGCCCGCACCCAGTTCCTGCCCCAGGTCAACTTCACTGAAGACATGTCGCGGGGCAATGATCCCGTTTACGTCTTCGGCACCAAGCTGCGCCAACAGCGATTCACCGCGGCCGACTTCAACCTGAACGCCCTCAATCGTCCCGAACCAATCGGCAATTTCGCCACGCGGATCTCCGGCGGCTGGCAGGCGTTCGACTCCTTTCGCACCCAAAAATTGATCCACAGTGCCGACCTGATGCGATCGAGCGCAGAGACCTCGGCCAAAGCGGTCGATCAGAAGATCGTCTTCGATGTCGTCCAGTCCTATCAGGACGTGCTGTACGCCGAGCGGCAGGTTGCCGTGGCGCAGCACGAACTGGAAACCGCGCAATCCCTGCTCAGTTCAGTGGACGATCGCGTGAAAGCGGGGCTGGCGGTGGAGTCGGACCGCATCTCCGCCCAGGTGAACGAGGCCGCAATGAAGCAGGGCCTGATCGCAGCACAGGGCGAACTCGACCTCTCGTGGGCGCGCTTGCGGCTTGCGATGGGCGCCCCCGAATTGCCGCAATCCAAATTGCAGGCAATCGAAGCGAAAGCGTTCGCAGAAAACTCTCTCGAGGAGGAACTGCAAACCGCCGCGAAAACCCGGCCCGATCTGGCCGCGCTCGGCAAGGCGCAGTCGGCGCAGGGACTGGCCGTCAGCGCGGCGAAGATGTCGTACGGCCCGCGCGTGAATGCCTACGGCAATTGGGAAGACGATCACGGCCTGGACTCCGGCGGCAACAACTGGGTGGCCGGCGTTCAGGTGAGCATCGACATCCTGCCCTTCAGCAAACGCGCCCAACTTGCGAGGGAGACCGCGGCCAAGGCCCGCATCGACGCGCAGTTGAACTCCTATCAGCAGCAGGTACGCCTTCAGGTGAGCCAGGCGCACATTCAGCGCCAGACAGCGAAGCAATCGCTCGATACCGCGAAAGCAGCCATCGATCAGGCGACCGAGAGCCTGCGCATCCTCACCAACCGGTATAACGCCGGACTCGCCACCATCACGGATCTACTCCGCGGCGAAGATGCGGAACGGCAGGCCCAGGCAAACTACTGGCGCGCGGTTTACGGCAACGCGGTGGCGTATGCAGGAACACTTTTTGCAACCGGGACTCTGACTCCCGAGGCGGCGGAGGAATTGCAATGA
- a CDS encoding class I SAM-dependent methyltransferase codes for MMRWLEKKQNAPTSGSAPSGPRFTRYSGGWSTLRKRLHSEPGLRVIDTGATSPTNINYLTSIGHSVYMADLVHDAYSGDWQRGADEDGNTIWDVDGFLDSSFNFSGKKFDIVLLWTTLDYLPEALVAPVVNRLYDSMNPGGSVLAFFHTKTQGPMTEHNRFHVTPTDEVEVQPGEPHPIQRAFTNRSIEKLFTGWSGHRQFLAKDALSEVIMTR; via the coding sequence ATGATGCGTTGGTTAGAAAAGAAGCAGAACGCCCCCACCTCCGGATCAGCCCCCTCAGGGCCGCGCTTCACGCGCTACTCCGGCGGATGGTCCACCCTTCGCAAGCGCCTCCACTCTGAGCCCGGCCTCCGCGTCATCGACACCGGCGCCACCTCCCCCACGAACATCAACTACCTCACCTCCATCGGCCACTCCGTCTACATGGCCGATCTCGTCCACGATGCCTACTCCGGCGACTGGCAGCGCGGCGCCGACGAAGACGGCAACACAATCTGGGACGTCGACGGCTTCCTCGATTCCAGCTTCAATTTCTCCGGCAAAAAGTTCGACATCGTCCTGCTCTGGACCACGCTCGACTACCTGCCCGAAGCCCTGGTCGCCCCCGTCGTCAACCGCCTCTACGACTCCATGAACCCCGGCGGCTCCGTCCTGGCCTTCTTCCACACCAAGACGCAGGGCCCCATGACCGAGCACAACCGCTTCCACGTCACCCCGACAGACGAAGTAGAGGTGCAGCCCGGCGAGCCCCATCCCATCCAGCGAGCCTTCACCAACCGCTCCATCGAGAAGCTATTCACAGGCTGGTCCGGCCACCGCCAGTTCTTAGCCAAGGACGCCCTCTCCGAAGTCATCATGACCCGCTAG
- a CDS encoding bactofilin family protein, which yields MAVDNGAARIGKSIVIRGEVKGGEDLIIDGRVEGTVQLAENRLTVGPNADVAADLSARDVLVLGKVQGNINASGRVELRAGCQLVGDIRANRLMVEDNAGVRGKVDLSPNAKSTDTVSGAASQAAETTPAGTVS from the coding sequence ATGGCCGTTGACAATGGTGCTGCCCGGATCGGCAAATCGATCGTTATCCGCGGTGAAGTAAAAGGTGGCGAAGACCTCATCATCGATGGACGCGTCGAAGGAACCGTCCAGCTCGCCGAAAACCGCCTCACCGTGGGCCCCAATGCCGACGTGGCCGCCGATCTCTCCGCGCGCGACGTGCTCGTCCTCGGCAAGGTCCAGGGCAACATCAACGCCTCCGGCCGCGTCGAGCTCCGCGCCGGCTGCCAGCTCGTCGGCGACATTCGCGCCAACCGCCTCATGGTCGAAGACAACGCCGGCGTCCGCGGCAAGGTCGATCTCTCCCCGAACGCCAAGTCCACCGACACAGTATCCGGAGCCGCGTCGCAGGCCGCCGAAACCACCCCGGCCGGAACCGTCTCCTAA
- a CDS encoding ATP synthase F0 subunit C: MKKLQYLFMTLAVLCFAVPVFAQAGGATAPVNLVPIGAGIGMAIAAGLCGLGQGRATGSACEALARNPGARAGIQLLLVLGLAFMESLTLFTLVIVFAKVK; encoded by the coding sequence ATGAAGAAGCTTCAGTATCTGTTCATGACGCTGGCGGTGCTCTGCTTCGCCGTCCCTGTCTTCGCTCAGGCGGGCGGCGCCACTGCCCCCGTCAATCTGGTGCCGATCGGCGCCGGCATCGGCATGGCCATCGCGGCCGGCCTCTGCGGACTCGGCCAGGGCCGCGCCACCGGCTCCGCCTGCGAAGCCCTTGCCCGCAACCCCGGAGCGCGCGCAGGCATTCAGCTCCTGCTCGTCCTCGGCCTCGCCTTCATGGAGTCGCTGACCCTCTTCACTCTGGTCATCGTCTTCGCCAAGGTCAAGTAA
- the atpB gene encoding F0F1 ATP synthase subunit A: MHESYWITNLLNALFAGPVDALLNLVGVHVADPAHPINDTFALEFLIAFALIVLFAIVRMRLSVENPGAMQQVAEMVHEFTGESAEQIIGHGYQRFQAFTTCVFVFIIIMNLTGLIPGIVTPTSAPVVPLGIAICTFIYYHFYGFKEQGFLGYMKHFAGPIWWISWLLFPIEIISHCARVMSLTIRLYANMFASDLVTLVFFSLVPVAIPAVFLGLHAFVSLIQAYVFMLLSMIYLSEAVAHEH, encoded by the coding sequence ATGCACGAATCGTACTGGATTACAAATCTGCTGAATGCTCTCTTTGCGGGCCCCGTAGATGCCCTGTTGAACCTCGTCGGCGTCCATGTCGCCGACCCGGCTCATCCCATCAACGACACCTTCGCCCTCGAATTCTTGATTGCCTTCGCTCTCATCGTCTTGTTCGCGATCGTGCGCATGAGGCTGTCGGTCGAAAACCCCGGCGCCATGCAGCAGGTTGCCGAAATGGTCCACGAGTTCACCGGCGAGTCGGCCGAGCAGATCATCGGCCACGGCTACCAGCGTTTCCAGGCCTTCACCACCTGCGTCTTCGTGTTCATCATCATCATGAACCTGACGGGCCTGATTCCGGGCATCGTCACGCCCACCAGCGCGCCGGTCGTGCCGCTGGGAATCGCCATCTGCACCTTCATCTACTACCACTTCTACGGGTTCAAGGAGCAGGGCTTCCTCGGCTACATGAAGCACTTTGCCGGCCCCATCTGGTGGATCTCCTGGCTCTTGTTCCCGATTGAGATCATTTCGCACTGCGCGCGCGTGATGTCGCTCACCATCCGTCTTTACGCGAACATGTTCGCCAGCGATCTGGTCACGCTCGTGTTCTTCTCGCTCGTGCCGGTAGCCATTCCGGCGGTGTTCCTCGGCCTGCACGCCTTCGTCTCGCTCATCCAGGCCTACGTGTTCATGCTGCTCTCAATGATCTATCTTAGCGAAGCTGTAGCGCACGAGCACTAA
- a CDS encoding AtpZ/AtpI family protein, whose amino-acid sequence MPYNNPIPDDRKPKRDSGGLATLVQAERLMQIAILLPSAAFIGWLIGAWLDKKLGQSWIGIAGIVFGGISGLVYVIRLVMTTGTGDKNGKGSSSS is encoded by the coding sequence ATGCCCTACAACAATCCCATCCCGGACGACCGCAAGCCGAAGCGTGACTCCGGCGGTCTTGCCACCCTTGTCCAGGCCGAGCGCCTCATGCAGATCGCCATCCTCCTGCCCTCGGCGGCGTTCATCGGATGGCTCATCGGCGCCTGGCTCGACAAGAAGCTAGGGCAGTCCTGGATCGGCATCGCCGGCATCGTCTTCGGCGGAATCTCCGGCCTGGTCTACGTCATCCGCCTCGTGATGACCACCGGAACGGGCGATAAGAACGGAAAGGGAAGTAGCAGTAGTTAG
- a CDS encoding SIMPL domain-containing protein, which yields MRCAIPSFLAVAVSVSAASSLIAQCNQNCPERRTVSVNGSASVTADADLAIVRVGYKLYGPDAKAAYSTATATSNAIMQALIASGVKKNAIESTSQVLQHTQQYETQQYPINSPERVQHEFTALQNWTVRVKPDDAANVLNTAINAGANESGWIEWIVEHPESLQAEAAARAEGDAHATAERIAQMSGVRLGRIVSVTENQGSGSAMDSIGALSGPVVMALNSAPGSQPLAVNSRQVTFHCLVYAVFEIE from the coding sequence ATGCGTTGCGCAATCCCATCTTTCCTGGCAGTCGCGGTATCAGTTTCAGCCGCGTCATCGCTCATTGCTCAGTGCAACCAGAACTGCCCGGAACGGCGCACCGTTTCGGTCAATGGCTCCGCTTCCGTAACGGCCGATGCTGACTTGGCCATCGTCCGCGTGGGTTACAAGCTGTATGGACCCGATGCCAAAGCGGCATACTCCACCGCGACCGCAACCTCCAATGCGATCATGCAGGCTCTGATTGCGTCCGGCGTGAAGAAGAACGCCATCGAAAGCACCAGCCAGGTCCTCCAGCATACCCAGCAATACGAAACTCAGCAGTACCCGATTAACAGCCCTGAGCGCGTCCAGCACGAGTTCACGGCCCTTCAGAATTGGACCGTACGCGTGAAGCCCGATGACGCCGCCAACGTCTTGAACACCGCTATCAATGCGGGCGCCAACGAGAGCGGCTGGATCGAGTGGATAGTCGAGCACCCTGAATCTCTCCAGGCTGAGGCCGCGGCTAGGGCTGAAGGGGACGCGCACGCCACCGCTGAGCGCATTGCGCAGATGTCGGGCGTTCGCCTGGGTCGGATTGTCAGCGTCACCGAAAATCAGGGGTCCGGGTCGGCGATGGACAGCATCGGCGCCCTGTCCGGCCCCGTGGTTATGGCTCTGAATTCCGCCCCGGGCAGCCAGCCGCTGGCAGTTAATTCGCGTCAGGTGACGTTCCACTGCCTCGTGTATGCCGTCTTCGAGATCGAGTGA
- a CDS encoding lysine--tRNA ligase, with protein sequence MFESEFERNLFELRRQKLQDIEKLGQTAYPNQFPFSHTVPAIREKWGEATAEELESRRTTVAIAGRIMAIRAQGKAGFATLQQEGQRLQIYVRLDAVGEDGFALYKLLDLGDHIGVSGYLFRTRTGELTIHVERLTFLAKAMLSLPEKFHGLTDVEIRYRQRYVDLFTNVESRDVFVKRAKVLRSIRKFFDERGYLEVETPMMQPIAGGAAARPFKTHHNTLDMDLFLRIAPELYLKRLTVGGLDRVYEINRNFRNEGISTQHNPEFTMLEFYQAYANYHDLMQLTEELITYVAQEVNGTTITEFNGNTIDLAKWQRFNMREAIVHFWPSEAGAKPAMSAFESPEVLQARIYAALNSLEESRHDEGATEERRAILKTIREALGHVYFESTTKAAPLGKTIYNVFEAVVEPFLVQPTIIYDFPTVVSPLSKQKPEDPEWVERFEFFIGGFEVGNAFSELNDPVEQHKRFEQQLEERGRGDDEAHQMDEDYVRALAYGLPPTGGEGIGIDRLTMLLTGSRSIRDVILFPLMRKTGTEGQRDKGTEEEGHDGSVPSQVQP encoded by the coding sequence GTGTTCGAATCGGAATTTGAGCGCAATCTTTTTGAGCTGCGCAGGCAGAAGCTCCAGGACATTGAAAAGCTAGGCCAGACGGCATATCCCAACCAGTTCCCTTTCTCGCATACCGTTCCTGCGATCCGGGAGAAGTGGGGCGAGGCGACGGCGGAGGAGTTGGAGTCGCGGCGCACGACGGTTGCGATTGCCGGGCGCATCATGGCGATTCGCGCGCAGGGCAAGGCGGGATTTGCCACGCTGCAGCAGGAGGGCCAGCGACTGCAGATTTATGTTCGTCTCGACGCGGTGGGTGAGGACGGATTCGCGCTGTATAAGCTGCTGGATCTGGGCGATCATATCGGCGTGTCGGGGTATCTGTTCCGGACGCGCACGGGCGAGTTGACGATTCATGTGGAGCGCCTGACATTTCTGGCGAAGGCGATGCTGAGCTTGCCGGAGAAGTTCCACGGGTTGACGGATGTGGAGATCCGGTACCGGCAGCGGTATGTGGATCTGTTCACGAATGTCGAGAGCCGTGACGTGTTTGTGAAGCGAGCCAAAGTGCTGCGGTCGATTCGCAAGTTTTTCGATGAGCGCGGGTATCTGGAAGTCGAGACGCCGATGATGCAGCCGATTGCCGGCGGCGCGGCGGCACGGCCCTTCAAGACGCATCACAACACACTGGATATGGATCTGTTTCTGCGGATCGCGCCGGAGCTTTATCTGAAGCGGCTGACCGTAGGCGGGCTGGACCGCGTGTACGAGATCAATCGCAACTTCAGAAATGAGGGCATCAGCACGCAGCACAATCCCGAGTTCACAATGCTGGAGTTCTACCAGGCGTACGCGAACTATCACGACCTGATGCAGTTGACGGAAGAACTTATCACGTACGTGGCGCAGGAAGTGAACGGGACGACGATCACGGAGTTCAACGGGAACACGATCGACCTGGCGAAGTGGCAACGCTTCAATATGCGCGAGGCGATTGTGCACTTCTGGCCGAGCGAGGCAGGCGCCAAGCCGGCGATGAGCGCGTTCGAGTCGCCGGAGGTGTTGCAGGCGCGGATTTATGCGGCGCTGAATTCGCTGGAAGAATCGCGCCACGATGAGGGCGCGACTGAGGAACGCCGCGCGATTTTGAAGACGATTCGCGAAGCGCTGGGGCATGTGTATTTCGAGTCGACGACGAAGGCCGCGCCGCTGGGCAAGACCATCTACAACGTATTTGAGGCGGTTGTAGAGCCGTTCCTGGTGCAGCCGACGATCATCTACGACTTCCCCACTGTGGTGTCGCCGCTGTCGAAGCAGAAGCCCGAGGATCCGGAATGGGTGGAGCGGTTCGAGTTCTTCATTGGCGGGTTCGAAGTGGGCAATGCCTTCAGCGAGCTGAACGATCCGGTGGAGCAGCACAAGCGGTTTGAGCAGCAGTTGGAAGAGCGTGGCCGTGGCGATGATGAGGCGCACCAGATGGACGAGGATTATGTGCGGGCGCTGGCGTATGGGCTGCCGCCGACGGGTGGCGAAGGGATCGGGATCGATCGGCTGACGATGCTGCTGACGGGATCGAGGTCGATTCGGGATGTGATCCTGTTTCCGCTCATGAGAAAGACGGGGACAGAGGGACAAAGGGACAAAGGCACAGAGGAAGAAGGCCACGATGGTTCTGTGCCTTCCCAGGTGCAACCTTGA